In Candidatus Hadarchaeales archaeon, the genomic stretch TCAGCTCCCCCAACACCCTCCCGTAGTACATCAATAACCTTCAAAGCCGGGATATTAAGGACCTCAAGAGTGCCTACTTGCCCCACCTCCTCAGCATCTCCTCGCGCTCCTTCTCCAGAACCCTCTCTATGAAGGAGGTGGAGAACTCCCTCTCCCTCTTCAGGATCTCCTCCGCCGCCTTGGGGGTGATGTGCCTCCCCGCCAGAGCCAGGGCCGCTAGCCTGCCGTATCGGGAGAGGAGCCTGGCGCTCTCCACCACCTTCTTCCAGACCTCCCCCTCCCTTCCCCTCTCCGCCAGCTCCGCCGCCTTCCTCACCTCCTCCTCGGGCTCCTCCGCCATCCCTATCTCCGCGCTTCCGCACCTGGGACACCTGGGCCTCTCCTCCAGCTCGTGGAGGGGAAGCTCCCTGAACCAAGAACGGCAGGAGACACAGGCAAAGGTCCTCACTTCCCCCAGCAACCTCGCCCGTGCGGAGGCCACGACCAGAAGCCTCAACCTCCCGGGGACGGCCGGCTCCATTCCCACCCTGTGCTGCCTCCAGATCTGATAGGAGAGGGGGGTGGGATGGTCCCTCTCCCCAAGGGATTTCACCTCTATCTCACCCGAACGCATGAGGCGAAGCACCTCGGCCGTCCTTTCCAAGTCGAGATCCTTCTGTACCACTTCCTTGAAGGTTTCCTCGAATACGGGAGTACCCTTGAGGGAAACCATCAGCTTGTCCACGAGGGAATGGGTGAGTTCCACTTCTTTCCTCAGGACTCCCATCCTCCTCGCCACCTGAACCAACCTCCACCTGAAGAACCTGCTACCCTCCACGATTTCCCTCAGGTCCTCCTCCCTCCCCCTCCTGAGCAGGGATACCACCCTTTCGGGATCGAGGGAAGGGGAGCGCAGGACCAAACGATAGGGATCCACCCTTGAGGCCACGGTCTCCACCAGTTCCGAGGAAAGGGTCTGGGCCAAGAACCTCGCAAGGGTGCGGTTCACCAGGGTGCCAAAGCATGCCCCCACCACGCAGAATTCCCCCACCTTTTCCACCACCACTCTCCTATCCGTGGGGAGGGGGAGACCTTCCCTCAGCTGTGAAAACATCTCGGAGAGGGGAGACTCCAGTTCCCCTTCCTCCACTCCATACTCCCTCGCCAGTTCCCTCCTCACCTCTTCTTCCCCCCTTCCCTGGAGGAAGGCTTCTTCCACTCTCCTCCTGATCCTCCCCACTTCCTGCGCCACGGAAAAGGGAACGGGGATTTCCTCCCCTATCCAGCTCGGAACCGCCCCCACGGGATCCTCATCCCTCTTCACGTAGACCTTCGAGGAGAACACCTGAACGATCTTCCAGATTTCCCCTCCCAAGGTGAACTTCACTCCCGGCTCTCCGTACTCCGCCATGAAGGAATCGTCCAGCACCCCCACGGGTTGTCCGCTCTCGTCATCCACCACCAAGTACTGCTTCAGGTCGGGGATCATCGAAAGGTTCTCAAAATAATACTGGAAGAGCCTCGCTGGTGGTCCCGCCCTTTCCACCACCTTTCCATCCTCCGAGAGCCTGAGGAACCTCCCGCTCAAACCCTGTGCGAATTCCACGACCTTCAGCACTTCCTCCTTCCCCAGCCCCCTGAAGGGATAGGCCTTCCTGAAGAGCTCCACCACCTCCTCCACCTCCACCCTCCTCCTCCGGAGGAGGAGGGAGGCCAGGGAATGGAGGAGGACGTCGAGGGGCTTTTCTGGGACCTTCACCGGCTCGAGTTCCTTCCTCCTCGCATGCGAGAGGATGACCATGGCCTCCAGCATGTCGTCCGGGTCTTGAACCACCACTATTCCCTTAGCCACCTTTCCCAGCCTGTGGCCGCTCCTCCCCACCCTCTGGAGCAAACGGGTGACCTGTCTGGGGGAATTGTACTGGATGACCAGATCCACCCTTCCTATGTCCAACCCCAGTTCGAGGGAGGAAGTACTCACCAGCCCCTTCACCTCGCCCTCCTTCAGTCCCCTTTCCGCCCTTACCCTCGAGAAACTGGAGAGGGAACCGTGATGAACGCTCACGGGAAATTTCACATCCCAGAGCTTGAAACGATTGGCCAGGATCTCCGCCATGGGACGGGTATTGGTGAAGAGGAGGGTGGAGCCGTGGGTTTCCATCAGCCTCCTGATCTCCCTCAGCCTAGCCGCCACCTCCGGAAAGGTGTAGAGCTTGGATGCCAGCTCCCTGTCCTCTTCCGTAGGTTTGGGATAGACCACCCCGAGCTCCATTTCCTTTTCCATGCTCACGTCCACAACTTCGCACTCCCTTCCTTCCCCCACCAAGAAACGGGCCACTTCCTCGGGGGAGCCTATCGTGGCCGAGAGCCCCACGATCTGGAAATCCCCACAGAGGGCCCTTAGCCTCTCCAGCGAGAGGGAAAGCTGGGCCCCCCTCTTGTTATCCGCCAGCTCGTGTACCTCGTCCACGATCACCCACCTCACGGTTTTCAGGTGGCCGCTGAGCCTCCTCCCCGCCAGCAAGATCTGCAGGCTTTCGGGAGTGGTGATGAGGACCTCGGGGGGGACGAGGGCCTGCTTCTGGCGCTCCGAGGGAAGGGTGTCTCCATGTCTCACCGCTACCTTCAGGTCCAGCGCCCTGCACCACCATTCCAGCCTCTCGAGCATGTCCCGGTTGAGCGCCCGCAGGGGTGTGAGGTAGAGGATCCTCACCCCCTTCCCCTCTGGCTGGGAGAGGAGGAGGAGATGGAGAACGGGGAGAAAGGCCCCCTCCGTTTTCCCCGATCCACTCGGGGCTATCAGGAGGACGTTCTTCCCCTCTAGAATCTTGGGAAGGGCGAATCTCTGGGGGGGTGTGGGTTCGGAGAAGCCCCTTTTCTCCAAGAGGCTCCTGAGGGGTTTCAGGAGCAGCTGGAAGGGGTTGTTCTCAGAGATACTCTCCACCCCTTCCCAGCCTCCTCTTGAGCTCCTCCAGCTTCCTCCTGAGCTCCCTTCCCGCCTTCTGGTACTCGGAGAGGAAATCCGAAAGGGTACGGGTAGACTCCGTGCGACATCCCATCCCGGAGGCTATCACCAATTTGTCCCTCGAGGAAGGATGGAAGGAAGCCAGACCAAAAGGAACGGGCTCCCCTTCCTCCATCACCCTCCTTATCTCCTCATCCATCCTCTTCACCGCGAACTTGGCACCCACTCCCAGGAGCTCGAAGGGACTCACCATTTCCCCCTTGATCTGCCAAAGCCCCAGTCCGGGCGCGTGGAAGAAGAGGTCTCCGTAACCGTAGTCGTCCCCTCCCATCAGCACCCTCCATTCTTTCCTCAGGGAGGGATACTTCTGATACTTCTGACGCATCTCCTCCATTACCTCCGCCACGGACTTCACCCTCATCTCACCACCTTATCCTGAAGCCCTCTTCCCCCTTGGGTTCTTCCCACCTTACCTCCACCCCATCCACCCTCGCTCCCGGAGGACCCTTCCTGCAGAAGTTCAGCATCTCCTCCACCTTCTCCCTTTCACCTTCAAAAACCGCCTCCACCCTCCCATCGGGCAAGTTCCTCACCCATCCACCCACTCCCAGCCTGGAAGCCAGCTCGCTGGTCCTGTACCTGAAGAAGACCCCCTGAACCTTACCGCTCACGTAGACATGGGCCCTTACCCTCATCCCACCACCTACCCGAAGCCATTGGCCAGCTTATCCCTGAATTCCCTTAAGTCCCTTACCACGAACTCCCCAGAGGTCCTCCCCTTCCTGTCTAGATAAAAGGCCCTTATCCCCACCCTCCTAGGAACCAGGTAATCGTGCTCGAAGTGATCCCCCACATGAACGAGTTCGGAGGGGAGAAGGGAGCACTCCCTCAGGATCGTGAGGTAGGTCTCCTCCGATCTCTTGATCTTCCTGAAATCCGAAAAGGAGGAAAAGAAGCGGTCGAAGCAATCCTCCAGACCCAGCACCCTCAGCTGGAAGGAGGCGAACTCCCTAGGAGCATTGGTGAGGAGGAGGAGCCTGTACCCCCTCTCCTTCAGCCAACGGAGTACCTCCGGTGCTTCGGGATACACCCTCACCGCCCCCTTTGAGCGCTCGAAGAGCTCTTGGGGATCCACCCTCAGGTCGAACTTCTTCAGCCAGTACTGGAGGTCATACCATTCGAGTCTTCCATCCCCCACCCTATCGTACTCTTCCTTCACCACCCTCTTGGCCTCCTCCAACGGAAGCCCGTGCCTGAGGGAGTAGGCTCGGGGTATCTCCTCCAGCCACACCTTGTTGGCAAAGCTCATGTCCACGATGGTGCCGTCCAGATCCAGGGAGACCGCCTTCATCGTTTCTTCTTTATAATTGGGGGATTAAGAGGGTTGGCACCGGGCTATTTTAGGGTTCTAGGGAAAAGGAGAATGTGCCCACGAAGACCAAAAAAAAGCTTCCAGCCCTCCTCCTCAGGCCCCCCAAGAAGGAAAAGGGAGTGGAAATCAAGCCCAGAGAAGCCAAGATCATAGGAGTCTTTTCCTGCAAGGGAGGGGTGGGAAAGACCACCGTCGTCTCCAACCTTGCCTCGAGCCTTACGGACCTCAAGCGGAAGGTTCTGGCGGTGGATGCCAACCTGGGAGCCCCCAACCTCGGCCTACACTTCGGGGAGCTCACCCCCAAGATCACCATCCACGACGTGATCTCCTCCGATCTTCCCATCGAGGAAGCCGTTCTGAAAATCCAGGGGATATCCATGATCCTGGGCTCCATAGCCTACGAGGACGAGGTGAAACCCCCAGATCTGCGCGAGCTCCTTTCCCCCCTCAAGAGGGATTACGAACTCATCCTCTTGGACTCAGCCCCAGGGATAGGGAGTGAGGTGGTAGCAGCCCTCAAAGCCTGCACGGGGATGATCATCGTCACCAATCCCTACGTACCCACCATAGCCAGCACCCTCAAGACCTTTAGGGCGGCCGAAAAGTACAGGGTCCCCATCTTGGGGGTGGTGGTCAACAGGGTGGCGGGGGAACCCTTCGAGCTCTCGATAGGGGAGATAAGGAAAGCCCTGGGCTGGCCCGTGATAGGGGTGATTCCGGAAGACAAGAGGGTGAGGGAATCCACGGCGGCTGGCATTCCCGTGGTGAAGTATCGCCCCAGATCCAAGGCCGCCGTCAAGCTCAGGGAGCTCGCCTCCTTCCTTTCCGAGCGCCTGAAGACCCTCTAACCCTCCTCTTCAGCACCTCCCTTCTCTTACGCTTCACCACTTCTTCTAGGACCTCCCAGGAGGCCAGTTCTTTCCTCGCCCTCCTCCTCAGTTTTTCCATTTCCAGCTGGGTGAGACCCGCCTTCTTTCTCCTCTCCCTGATGAACCTTTCCAAGGCCTCCACCGCCACCCTCTCCGGTTTGGCCAGGCGCCTGCGCACTGGCACCACCTTGGGCATGCCAGCCCTGCGCAGGAGGGAGGAGAGCCTCGCCAGACTCTCCCTTTCCCTGCTGCTTAACCTCACCCTCTCTCTAAGCACCTTCCTGCGCTCCCTTTCCGTGGCCCTCTTGAGGAGACCCATCATCCTCCCATACCTAAAGGACCAGCTTACTTGGTAGAGGGAGAAGCCCAACATTGCCAAGATCATGCCCAAGAAGATCAGGAGAAGGAGGGTGGAAGAAGGGGCTGCCGGCACTTCGAAGACGGGGAGGAGGGAAACGGGTGGGAGGGGAACCGGTTTCACCCTCTGCCCGTAGAGGAGGAAGGTACCAAGTTCTTCCGTCCTGAACTGGAAGTAGAGGTACTCCCCGTCCTTCCCCGAGACCTCTAGGTTGAGTTCCTCTAGGGAGGGAATCCTCTTCACCCTTATGGTCCTCACGTCTATTCTTTCCTCCCTTATCCACCGACGGCTCACCTTCACCTCCACCCTCGCTTGGGAAAGGGGAGTGTCGGGGGTGAGATGGAAGTATCGGTAGGGAACCGAGTCGGAGGGGAGGTGGAGGGGGAAATCTTCCGCCTCCCAGATCACCATCGTTACCCTTCCACTCTCCCTCACCTCGATCTCAAGCTTGTGAAGACATGTTCCCAGCCAGCTCAGCTCCACCGTTCTCGAAATCCCCGCCTCCATATAGTCCAGCTGGACCTCACGCTGGGAGGGGGGTGCCCAACCCTTCACCCCTACCTTCCACTCCTCGAGAGGTACCCACTCCAGGGCGAAGGGGGGCCCACCCACGATCACCCATCCCCAGCCCGCAACCGTCACCGCCTCCGCCTCCCATCCATCCAGCTTCCTCCATCCATGGGGAGCCACGATCCCTCCCACCCTGTTCTCCAGCTGCACCCATCCCTTCATGGGAGGACCCTTCATGGAGAAGTTCCTTCCCTCCACCATCCTCCAGGAGGCAGGATGTTGCACCATCACCCTCCTCTCCTCCAGCTTCCTCCATCCCACCCCTCCCCTCGCCCCGATATTCCACTTCTCCACCTCCCTCCAAACGGCGGAGATGGTCCTGGAGGAAACCGTGCTTCCTTCCAGCCTTACCCATCCCCTCTCTTCCCGAGCGGAAAGACCGGCGCTCCAGTCCTCCAGACGCCACCATTTCCTTATGGTGAAACTCCACACCTCGGTGAGGTTCTCATGGCCCGCTTCATCCCTTGCCCTCACCCTCCAGTAGTAGGTTCCGGGAAGGGAGAAACCCACGATGAGGTAGTTTTCATGCGTGTTTTCCGCATGGACGAAGGGCCAAACCATCCCCGGCTCGCTGTCCACCACGAACTCGTAGAGAACGGAGGTATTGTCCCTCGCGCTCCTCCACTTGAACATGAGGGTGAAGGTCTCCACTTCCATCCCATTGGCGGGTGAGAGGAGCTCCAAGCCCGAAGGAGGCCAGAGGTCCGTGAAGAAGGAAAAGGTGGGGGAGTTCTCACTTTCCTTTCCGGAGTTGTCCCTAGCCTGTACCCTCCAGTAGTAGGTGAGGTTGTCCTCGAGGGGAGGCCAGACCTCCCAGCGATCGTTCTCCCTCCAGTCGGAATCCGCCACCACGTTTTCGAAGTTCTCGTCCACAGCCACCCATATCCTATGGAGGACGGGCTGGGAGATGTCCCAGGAGGGTTGCCAAACGAGGAGGGGCGAGGGAACGCCCACCACCTTCCCGTTCTCGGGGGAGAGGGGAAGGGGAGCGGGTGGTGAAGCGTTCTCCACCCTGAACCACCATGAAGGAGTTTCGAAAACATTACCCGCCTTGTCCACGGCCAAGACCCTCCACTCGTAATCGTTGTCCGGGAGGGAGAGGGGAACCTCCCACCAGTTCTCGAGAATCCAGCCCGAATCCAGGTAGTTCTCCACCACACCCTTCCTACAAACTAGGACCCTGTACCTGAGGGGGGTGGAATTGTCTGTTCCCTCCCTCCAGGTGAGGACGGGCTGGGAGTTCTCCAGCGTAGCCCCGTTATCGGGCCAGAGGAGGGAGACGTCCTGGGGAGGAAGCGTATCCAGCCTGAACCAGCGCACCTCCGAATGTTCTCCTTCGTTCCCCGCGTTGTCCTTGGACTGGACCCTCCAGTACCAGATCCCGTCTGGTAGGGTCAGATCCATCTTCCAGTTCTCCCCTTCCAGCCATCCCGAGCTCGCGTTTTCATAGGGGAACTCCCCGTGGTCGCTGAGGATCACCCTGTACCTCACGGGTAGGGAGTTCTCGCCCACGGAACTCCACCGGAACTCCACCTCCCTGAGGCTCTCCCCGTTCTCCGGGGAGAGGAGGGAAGGGGCGGGGGGTGGGACCCTGTCGAGCTGGAAGGTACGGGGAGGGGTGAAGGGACTCCAGTTACCCGCTCCATCCCTGCTCCTCACCTTCCAGGTGTAGATCCCGTCCACGGGTAGGGGTGGCACCTGCCAGAAGTTCTCAGACACCGTCACATCGTAAACCGTGACCGGACCGTACTCCACCTTCACGTTGTAGCTGAGCGGGAGGGAGATGTCCCACACACTTTCCCATCTCAGAACGGGGGTACTGTTGTTCAGGTTTTCGCCTTCGGCCGGGGAGAGGAGGAGGGGGGCAGGGGGAGGGGTGAGGTCCACCCTGAAGCTCCGGATGGAGGAAGGCGCGGGGCCCTCGTTCCCCGCGTTGTCCCTCACGAAGACCCTCCAATAGTAGATGTTCTCCTGCAGGGGGGAGGGAACCCAGTAATTCTGCTGGATCCAGCCAGAATTCTCCACCAACCGCGTGAAGAGCCAATCCAGGGCCAACTGCACGAAGAAGCTCAGGGGGCGGGAGTTCTCGGGTGGAGAGGACCAGGTGAGGAGCGGGGTGGGAGTGTTCAGGTTCTCACCGTCAGCGGGAGAAAGGGGAGTGGGGGCCGAGGGGGGAAGGGTGTCCACCCTGAAGGTCCGGATTTCCGACCACTCCCCCACCAGACCCAATACGGAGGCCCTGACACGCCAGTAGTACAGATTATCGGGAAGGGGGGAAAGAGCGTAGCAATTCTCGGTCAGCACCTGGTCCAGGAGCAAGGAGGGGAAGTCCTGGAACCATCCCTCCACCACGCAAAGGTCCACGTGGAGGATCGTCCTGACATCGCCGGGGGTGTCCTCTAGATACCTCAGGTGGATCGCCCCATCCACCAGATACTTTGGCAGTTCCAGCGAGTCGAAGGAGAACTGCAGGGTCCTTTCCTCCCCTCCAAGCATGCCCAGGAACCTCCAGCCACTTCTCTCCCACACGTATACCCCCACGTTCTCATCCCCGCTCGTCCTGCCTTTCACCTTCAACACGTAGTGGGTGGCCTGTGGTACGTTCTCTATCCTGTGTTCCCAGTTGAGGGTGTTGTCCTCCTCGTTCTCCGCTATGTTCTCGCAAATCCCATCCTCCCACCAGGTGTTCTCCAAGGATCCTCCCACCACCTCCCCCCTTCTGGAAGAACCGTCCACCAGCTGCAGGGGCTCGCTTCCCACCCTGGCGTTCTCCGTTCTCCACTCGGGCGCCTCGGAGGAGAGCTGGAGCCTGTAGTTGTCCGCCAGGAAAACGGCTTCCCAGCCCAGCGTGGGTGCATTCTCTTTCATGTTCCTCCCGTTCTCGGGGAAGAGGAGTACGGGCGCCCGCACGTTCGCGGGAAGGAAGACCGTCCACTCCTCCATCACCCCCCACCAAGCCTGAACCGTGCGAACCGCATCACTCCAGCCTTCCAACCACCCCCAGCCCGAGAAGGGGGCCTCAATTCCGCCTCCCCATCCCTCCAGTATCCTCCAGCCCGAGGGAGAGGACGCGTGACCCTCCCATCCCTCCAGCACCTCCCATCCCGCTGGCGCCTCACTCCCAACTGTCCATCCCTCCAGCACCTCCCACCTGCACACCCTGAACCACCTGACCTCAGACCATTCACTCGCGTTCCCCGCGAGGTCGAGAGCCCTCACGCGCCAGCTGTAAACTCCCGGGGAAGGAGGCACCCAGGTGTAAGTACTCTCTTCCACCTCCCCATTCTCGTGGAGGATGGGGGAGAGGTTCTGCCCCGCCCCCACCTGCAGATGGTAGCCATCCACCCCGGAGGGAGCATCCACGGAAGAAGTCCACCCCAGCTGGATGGGCCCAAGCTCCAGGAAGGCACCGTTCTCGGGGAAGAGGGGCTCCACCCCGGAGGGAGGAGTATTGTCCACACCGAAGAGACGGTTTTCCGACCATGGCCCCACGTTCCCGGCGTTGTCCCTGGCCCTCACCCTCCAGAGGTACCTTCCCTCGTCCAGCGTGGTGGCGAAGGAGGTGGAGTCCGTCCACACGTTCTCCCTCACCAGCAGGCTGGGATAGTAGAGGATCACCAAGTTGTAGGTAACGGGGAGGGAGTTTTCCTCCACCGCTCCCCAGCTCAAAATCGGTGAGGTCTGCACCCACCTGTCGTTCTCCGGGGAGAGGAGGGAGGGGGCGGAGGGAGGAAGGGTGTCCACGCGGAACCTCCTCCAGTCGGAGAAGAGACCCGTGTTGCCGGCATTGTCCCTGGCTAGGACCCTCCACCACCAGATACCGTCCTCCTTGAAGGAAGTCTCGTAGCTGGTGGAGGAGATCCAGGCATTCTCCGCTATGTTGACCTTATCGGGGGAGACCTCCACGTAGTACGTCAGCGGAAGGGAGTTCTCCGGTGGGGCCTGCCAGGTCAGGGTGGGGGTGTTGTCCCCCACGTTCTCGCCGGCCAAAGGACTCAGGGGAATGGGCTTGGCCGGGGGTACCGTATCCACCCTGAAGCTCCAGACCTCGGACCAGGGGGAGTTCTCCCCTCCCCTGAACATCCTCACCCTCCAGTAGTAGAGGTTGTCCTGGAGTCCGTTCTCCAGCTCGTGGGAGGTGACCGTGAGGCCTCTCTTCCAGTAGATGATGGGCTCGGAGAAGGTGGGCTCGTTGTCCACCTGGAGCTCGAAGTTGTCTGCGGGCTGGAGGTTCTCCCAGCTCAGGGTGGGGGTGGTATCCCTGGTGTTGGTCCCGGAGGGCGGGGAGAGGGGGAGGGGGGAGGGAACGGGGGAAGAGAGGGTTGAGGTCCAAGAATCGAGGGAGTACCAGAAAGCGGGAAGGAAGGGCCTGGCCGTCCAGTTCTCCAGTACCCTCCAGAGAAGAAGGGAGGAAATTCCCAGCATCCAAGCTTCGGCCTCTCTCCAGCTGGAAGGCTGAGAAGAGGAAGCGCCCAACCATCCCTCCACTTCCTTCCAGGACGCCCCCGCGTTTACCAGGACTTCCCTTTCCTCCAGCTCTTGCCAGCCTGCCCCACTCTTTCCTTCTCCCGACCAGCCTTCCACTTCTCTCCACCGAATGAGGGTGCCCGTTACCGCCATCCAGTCTTCTACTCTCACCCACTGAATCCTCGCTTCACCATTCGCGTCCCAGCAGTCCTGCATCCTCCATTCGGCCGGTCCTATACCCTCTTCCCGCCAGCATTCTAGGGGACTCCAGTTGGAAGTGGTGGCAAACCAAACAGAACCCCCCTCTAAAGCCTTCCAGAAGGCTGGAGCCTGGAAAGCGACCCTCCAGCCCTCCACCTCTAACCAAGAAGATGTTGCCTCCATCCCTCCGTACCACAAGTCCTGGATCGACCAACGGGCTGGGGCCCAAGCCATCATCGTCCAACCCTCCAGCGCCCGCCAGCCCGAAGGAGAAGGAAGACCAACCGTCCAACCCTCCAGAGCATACCAGACCCATTGAGTGCAAACCGTTATCGTCCAACCCTCCAGTGTCCTCCAGGCGGTTGGAGAAATCGATTGTAACTGCCATTCCTCCAGTTTCCTCCAACCGGCTACCGTCTCCGTTCTCTCTATCCATTCCTCCAGTTTCCTCCAGCCCGAGGGGGAGGGGAGCCATGCCTGCCATTCCTCCAGTTTCCTCCAGCTGGAAAGCGCCTCCTTCCTTCCCGT encodes the following:
- a CDS encoding DEAD/DEAH box helicase, whose protein sequence is MESISENNPFQLLLKPLRSLLEKRGFSEPTPPQRFALPKILEGKNVLLIAPSGSGKTEGAFLPVLHLLLLSQPEGKGVRILYLTPLRALNRDMLERLEWWCRALDLKVAVRHGDTLPSERQKQALVPPEVLITTPESLQILLAGRRLSGHLKTVRWVIVDEVHELADNKRGAQLSLSLERLRALCGDFQIVGLSATIGSPEEVARFLVGEGRECEVVDVSMEKEMELGVVYPKPTEEDRELASKLYTFPEVAARLREIRRLMETHGSTLLFTNTRPMAEILANRFKLWDVKFPVSVHHGSLSSFSRVRAERGLKEGEVKGLVSTSSLELGLDIGRVDLVIQYNSPRQVTRLLQRVGRSGHRLGKVAKGIVVVQDPDDMLEAMVILSHARRKELEPVKVPEKPLDVLLHSLASLLLRRRRVEVEEVVELFRKAYPFRGLGKEEVLKVVEFAQGLSGRFLRLSEDGKVVERAGPPARLFQYYFENLSMIPDLKQYLVVDDESGQPVGVLDDSFMAEYGEPGVKFTLGGEIWKIVQVFSSKVYVKRDEDPVGAVPSWIGEEIPVPFSVAQEVGRIRRRVEEAFLQGRGEEEVRRELAREYGVEEGELESPLSEMFSQLREGLPLPTDRRVVVEKVGEFCVVGACFGTLVNRTLARFLAQTLSSELVETVASRVDPYRLVLRSPSLDPERVVSLLRRGREEDLREIVEGSRFFRWRLVQVARRMGVLRKEVELTHSLVDKLMVSLKGTPVFEETFKEVVQKDLDLERTAEVLRLMRSGEIEVKSLGERDHPTPLSYQIWRQHRVGMEPAVPGRLRLLVVASARARLLGEVRTFACVSCRSWFRELPLHELEERPRCPRCGSAEIGMAEEPEEEVRKAAELAERGREGEVWKKVVESARLLSRYGRLAALALAGRHITPKAAEEILKREREFSTSFIERVLEKEREEMLRRWGK
- a CDS encoding acylphosphatase; amino-acid sequence: MRVRAHVYVSGKVQGVFFRYRTSELASRLGVGGWVRNLPDGRVEAVFEGEREKVEEMLNFCRKGPPGARVDGVEVRWEEPKGEEGFRIRW
- a CDS encoding P-loop NTPase, giving the protein MPTKTKKKLPALLLRPPKKEKGVEIKPREAKIIGVFSCKGGVGKTTVVSNLASSLTDLKRKVLAVDANLGAPNLGLHFGELTPKITIHDVISSDLPIEEAVLKIQGISMILGSIAYEDEVKPPDLRELLSPLKRDYELILLDSAPGIGSEVVAALKACTGMIIVTNPYVPTIASTLKTFRAAEKYRVPILGVVVNRVAGEPFELSIGEIRKALGWPVIGVIPEDKRVRESTAAGIPVVKYRPRSKAAVKLRELASFLSERLKTL
- a CDS encoding HAD family hydrolase → MKAVSLDLDGTIVDMSFANKVWLEEIPRAYSLRHGLPLEEAKRVVKEEYDRVGDGRLEWYDLQYWLKKFDLRVDPQELFERSKGAVRVYPEAPEVLRWLKERGYRLLLLTNAPREFASFQLRVLGLEDCFDRFFSSFSDFRKIKRSEETYLTILRECSLLPSELVHVGDHFEHDYLVPRRVGIRAFYLDRKGRTSGEFVVRDLREFRDKLANGFG